GCACCCCGGCATCTGCTTCTTTGAGGATCGCGATGATCTGTGTTTCGGTGAATCTCGAGCTTTTCATGAGAACCTCCTGGCGTCCATATAATGCCAGAAAGCTCTACTTTTAGCATGTCTCTTTTTTAGGGAAGCTTACGATAGGGGTTGGATACCCTGGGAGCACAAAAAGGGGAGCAGGCCAAAGAAAAGGGGCTACAGCAATTGCTGTAACCCCTTGAGTTGATTGGTAGCGGGGGCCGGATTTGAACCGACGACCTTCGGGTTATGAGCGGCATAAAGCCATTTTTTAGAGACCGTTGATAAAAGCTTGGTTTCCCGTTTTGCTTTCATAATCGAGGCTTTATCAGCTGCATATTGTATGTGTCTATTGCGTCTATCTTGCCCCTTAGGATATTTTTTATCACATTTTTATCACACGAAAAAAGGCCGTGACCTTCGAGTTTTCAACACGAAGGTCGCATTTAATCAAGCGGAAAGCACCGACACCTGTCCTGTCTTAGGCAGGGTAAACGGGTCTTCTCCCTGCCGCTTAGACTGCGATAGTAATTATCATTAAATAGGTTTTCTGGAGAGGGTAAGATTCGATATGTAATGGAACACTAGCACGCTCAAGCCGCTGTGGCAGAGTCGACGAGATGCCGGGGTGAGCTGAAAAGCGCGAATAGGGTCATCGGGATGAGAATGGTGTAAAGGCCCGTGACGACCGGGGTATACCCGAGATTTTTATGTAAACGATCACATCGGGAATGGCGAGAGCAGCCGGATCGCCGCTTATCCGCCTGATCAAACATCGGATCGACGCTAATGCTTCGTCATTCGGAAATCGGAAACTTTGCTGATGTCGCCCGAGACGGCTTCATTTCTTGGTACTTTCTTGTACGTCCTGCAGTCAGGATATCTCGAGCACCTGAAACGCATAGTATTTTCGTCATACATAATTGTATAGATACATGATGCTACCGCAGGCATCGCATAATGGTCTCTTCTGGACTCTCGTACGATAACAATCGGTAAACTGCACACCACACATCAAGCAGAGATAGCGTGGAGATGATGTAATCAAAATGTAACAATGCTGTCATACCCGTGTAACGGGTCATCTGTATCATTCTCAGAAGTTAACGGTCAGGATTTACGTGCCTTTAGATGAAAAATAGCGGAGACTTACCAATTGGTTCAGTCATATTGACGTTCATATGAACAATATTATTATAAAGATAAAAAATGGGTTTGTCGCGGATGTTTATTGCACTGCATCTGCCAATGTGATCGTTGTCGATTGCGATACCATCAAGGACGGAGAAACGTTTGAGGAACGCATGTTAAAAGCGGTCATCATGATGATCGAGCAGCATGTCGTACCCGAGGAAATCGGTAGTCTGGTGCGGTCGCTGGTGCTTGAGCGAGGAAAATTGGCAGATGGGATTCATGAGGAGTGTGCTGCTCCGGCTCAGACTGCGGAGAGAGTTTTCGAATCCTAAGACGTCGAGCCCCGCTTCGATCTGGGGTTATGGGATCGCATTCCGCTCCTATGTGCTTTATTATGATGACTTGTCTTTTGCGGGATCTGAACTGCATAAATAAATAGGATTCATGAAATCAAGATTGCATTATTCTTATTTCAATTGAGAGGTGCATCGAATGAAAATTAGCGTCCTGAAAGTAATTCAATATGTTCTGACGACTGCAGGACTTCTAATCGCCCTTCTCTTTACCATTCTTATTATTCGTACCATGTGAAAACAGCAAGAAATGCCATCAACCGTAAAATGATTTGCAGCTCGCCTGGTTGATTACGTCTCTCCAAGCCTGTCTGCAGCTTGGTCAACTACTAAATAACTTTTAGTTTATAAAAAGAGCCTTTGATATATCTTTATCAAGTTGATCCTTTCGCAACAGCATGTCTATGTTAAGATCGGCTCAGCATTGTACCAGCGTTAAACAAGTACGTGATTTGACCCACCATACAGAAGGAGTTACCGTTTGCTAAAACGTATGACAAGCCTGTTGGCTATTATAATTGACATGCTAAAGAGCCTTGCATTGCTGGAGTATCCGGATGATATCCTTGAATTGATCGAAGAAACCAAGGACGGAATTAATTCCTCTGATAATGTTACAGTATGGGCACGAGCAACACAAAATCATTTCTCCAGCAAAAAAGCATGATATATCAGGTCGTCTTTCAACGTGATGACCCGCGCATCCTTGATTTTAAAGACCGACCCTAATATTCTCTGATAATCCTCAAACATATAGAATGCAAAGAATCTTTCTTCGTCATTATAGTCGGTCCATCTGAGTTTTCCCTCATAATCCCTGTCCCCATAGACCCCCAGGTAAAACAGACCTCCCGTCCGCAAGATCCTACGTGCGCCATAGAGTACCTTTGGCAGGTCTTTTTTAGGAACATGCAGAAAGCAATTTATCGAGTAAATGCCATCAAAATAAGCATCCTCGAATTTCATCTCATAAACGTCCATAGTTATGGCATGGACGTCCTTTTCTATGCAACAGCTCACATGCTCCTCTGAAAGGTCAATCGCAGTCACATCAAGACTATTCTCCTTAAAGAAGAGACTATCCTGGCCGGTGCCGGCTCCGATTTCCAAAATTCTCCCTGAATTGTTCCGGATAAAGGCGTCAAGAGCATACTGCCGTTCACGGATTTTCCATGAAGGACGGTCAGCATTATCTCTCGTCCGGGCATAGCGGTCGTAAATGTCCCTGAGTTCATTTTTTATTATTTCACTCATCAAAGTATCTCACCAAGATTATGCAGCAGGTTGCTACACACAAAAAAGGCAGAACCTTTGCACTTTTAACACAATAGTCGCAGTTAATCAGACGAAAAGCACCGACCCATGGCCTGTCTTACGAGAATAAAAAAACGGCTTGACGACGATCTTTTCGAAGATGAGCAGACGCGCCTATTCCCCTTTTTTAAGCCTTTCCGCATAGTACGGAGGCAACCCGCTCGTAATGATCGCTGTGGAGATTTTTTGAACATCGTATTTGACTCTGATGAAGTCGGCTGTTACTGTCCCGGATGTTATTTTTATAACAGCAATACATGCTCTTGGGTCATGGTCCTTCGGCTTTCCTACACTTCCTGCGTTTATAAATGTTTTACCGCTGACACGTCTTGTGTAGGGTTTATGCGTATGCCCATAGACCAGGATGTCGGCATCGGCCTTGTCGGCCATTTCCTGAAAGAATTTCCCTGGCCGGTCTTCATACCAGTAGAGATTGTTCTTGTGTGGTGTGGCATGGAAGAGCTTCATTCTTTTCCCGTTACTTGTGAGCGATAGTTCCGTCGGTAATTTTTTCATATACTCTTTACTGTCGTGTGAAGTATGCTTTTTTGTCCACTCAAAGGACATCTGCGCCATTTCTGCCTGTAAAGGGTCTTCATATTTGCACCCGCAGTGTTCGCGGTCATTCGCCACCGCCTCGTCATAATTACCCTGAACGCCTTCGATATTGTGTTCTACAAGAAAGTCCACGACCTCGTTCACGAACGGAGCATATCCTCCCAGGTCCCCAAGATGGTATATGGCATCAGCTTTGATAAGTCGTGCCTCGTGGTAGGCAGCCTTGACGGCCTCGATATTTCCATGGATATCACCGAATACTGCTATCAGCATCTCATATCTCCTGCAACCGGTACTTGTTTCGATTTCTGATCTATGTAAATTCTTCGATATCTTTCGCTAAAACTATATATCTGTTATGTTACAAATTTATTACAAAATATTAACAGAGAAGTCGAATGGCAGACGGCGATCTCAAGAAAATGCATCTCTTTGCAACTACCATGATAATCGCATCGTTTCGCCATTCGAGACTACCTGGATTCTGTAATATTACTGTAACAATTAAAATGTAACATTATGTCTAACAGCCAAGGCACGGGGTACTTCGGGGTGAGCATTGAAACGGGAACCTATTATCAGATAGTTCAAGGCCACGACAATACGGGCACACATCGCAGAAGAGCCTTTCAATTGTAATATTTATCATCTTCCCGTTGTTGTAAGGATGGTTATGTCTAAAGATACTTTCGAACCAGTATGCTGCCCAAGGTGCTCATCGGTTGCGTTAAACAGAGATGGAAAGGCACGAACAGGGAAACAGCGCTTTCTCTGTTTAATGTGCGGGATGCAGTTTACCGATTCACAGCGATCCAAGGTCAGCGAAAGACCGTTGTGTCCGGAGTGCGGCAGCCCCATGCATCTGTATAGGCGCGAGCCCGCGGGCATACGTTTCAGGTGTTCACGGTATCCGGTCTGCAAGACTTACAGAATGATCCTGCACGTATGATGGAAGGGCACCTGCTGAAGGACATTCATGTTAAGGTCACTTTATACGAATGATGAAGCCTACTAACATACAAACAAGAATACTCATCGTTGATGATGAACACGATCTTGTCGAACTGGTCACGTATAATCTGACCAAGGCGGGATTTAAGATCTCTTCAGCTTTCAGCGGTCTGGAGGCTCTCGATAAAATCAATAGAACTGCCTTCAATCTCATCATTCTCGATCTAATGCTTCCTGACCTTCAGGGGACCGAACTCTGCCGGATCATCAGAAATAACCCGAAAACGGCGGCCATCCCCATAATCATGCTGACGGCCATGAGTGATGTCGCTGACAGGATACGGGGCATTGAAACCGGCGCCGATGATTACTTGACCAAGCCCTTCATACCTCGAGAACTGATCGCTCGCGTAAATGCCGTCCTCCGAAGAACGGGCGGTAGAACATCTCACGAAGCCGTCGTCAGGATTGGCAGCCTGTATATCAACAAGGATCAACACCTTGCGAGCAAGGAAAATATCCAACTGACCCTGAGCGCCACAGAATTCAAACTTCTTCTCTATCTTGTGGAACGAAAAGGAAGAGTGCTGAGCCGCGAGCAGTTACTGGAAGCCATATGGGGAAATAACACGGTTGTGGAGCCGAGGACCGTCGATGTGCATATACGGCGATTGAGAATGCAAATCGAGGAAGACGCGTCCCAACCCGAATATATAAAGACACGGCGGGGAGCCGGATATTACGTAGATGGTGAATGATATTGGAGGCTCTTTTTTCTCGATTGCTTTAACACTTCTTCTGCACATTCGTTCCCCATCCGTGCAAAAAGCCCGTTCCAAGGTGCTCGGTAATATCGCGGTAGCAGAGATCAAGCTCGCGTTGCAGTTGCGGATTATGAGCGTTCTTTATTTCCTGGAGGAGAAGAACTACTTTGGGGCTGATTTTCCCTCGATGCTTTTTCATGCAATAAGTAGGGAGGTAAGAAATCGAATGCAGATCGAACATGCCGTCATTCCAGGAGAAGTCAAGATTGAAGATGCAGGATTGAAGACATTCCCGGGTATACATGGCAGACACAAAATTGCCGAGTGAATAGACAATCACCGCCTTTCTGGCCCCTGGCCTTTCACGGTCCTCAATGTTGTCAAAACCGAACGGTCTGTCTGCATTTACATCGATCAGCTCAAAGGGATGAAGAACATGGGGGTGATGCCCCATAATAACGTCCACGCCGAGAGCTATCAGGTCCCTGGCAACATTCATCATAGGGTAGGTCGGGAACATCTCAAATTCGTAGCCCCAGTGCAGGGAACAAATGACCAGATCGACATTATCTTCACGCGCTCTGCGCATATGTTCCTTTACCCGGGAATAATCGATCGGTTTTAATGGATCGGAGATTTCCAGGATGTTAAGAGAAGCTGCATGCCATGCATCAGATTTTTTTACATTGTTCAGACCCCAGGTATAGGCCAGTAACGCGATACGGCATCCCCTCTTCCGGATAACGACGTATTCCCGTCCCCGGCCGTAGGCGCCTGCACCGGCGTGTAGAATATTCCTTGCATCAAGTTCAGAGATTGTATTCAACAAGCCGTTGACGCCTTTATCGAGACAATGGTTGTTGATAATTGATACAGCCGTGAAGCATTGAGCAAGCTGATCAAGCATTGCCGGCGGGCTGTTGAATGTAAACAAGTCCGGCAGATCTTCGATGACCCGGTGATCGGCCGAGACCGGGGTTTCCAGGTTCCCGAGCACGACATCTCGACCTTGTAAAAAGGACACGACCT
This window of the Nitrospirota bacterium genome carries:
- a CDS encoding methyltransferase domain-containing protein yields the protein MSEIIKNELRDIYDRYARTRDNADRPSWKIRERQYALDAFIRNNSGRILEIGAGTGQDSLFFKENSLDVTAIDLSEEHVSCCIEKDVHAITMDVYEMKFEDAYFDGIYSINCFLHVPKKDLPKVLYGARRILRTGGLFYLGVYGDRDYEGKLRWTDYNDEERFFAFYMFEDYQRILGSVFKIKDARVITLKDDLIYHAFLLEK
- a CDS encoding YfcE family phosphodiesterase is translated as MLIAVFGDIHGNIEAVKAAYHEARLIKADAIYHLGDLGGYAPFVNEVVDFLVEHNIEGVQGNYDEAVANDREHCGCKYEDPLQAEMAQMSFEWTKKHTSHDSKEYMKKLPTELSLTSNGKRMKLFHATPHKNNLYWYEDRPGKFFQEMADKADADILVYGHTHKPYTRRVSGKTFINAGSVGKPKDHDPRACIAVIKITSGTVTADFIRVKYDVQKISTAIITSGLPPYYAERLKKGE
- a CDS encoding IS1 family transposase: MSKDTFEPVCCPRCSSVALNRDGKARTGKQRFLCLMCGMQFTDSQRSKVSERPLCPECGSPMHLYRREPAGIRFRCSRYPVCKTYRMILHV
- a CDS encoding response regulator transcription factor — translated: MMKPTNIQTRILIVDDEHDLVELVTYNLTKAGFKISSAFSGLEALDKINRTAFNLIILDLMLPDLQGTELCRIIRNNPKTAAIPIIMLTAMSDVADRIRGIETGADDYLTKPFIPRELIARVNAVLRRTGGRTSHEAVVRIGSLYINKDQHLASKENIQLTLSATEFKLLLYLVERKGRVLSREQLLEAIWGNNTVVEPRTVDVHIRRLRMQIEEDASQPEYIKTRRGAGYYVDGE
- a CDS encoding CapA family protein, with amino-acid sequence MIDCNEQMSQEVFERSYERVRYEISRFPLYDLRSAIHYLRKYRRKKYSVNQYLLRHFTLKNIDLFGSSDDGLHRGKHARKGDLQVSMVGDIMWMRKGWKEYLSEEVVSFLQGRDVVLGNLETPVSADHRVIEDLPDLFTFNSPPAMLDQLAQCFTAVSIINNHCLDKGVNGLLNTISELDARNILHAGAGAYGRGREYVVIRKRGCRIALLAYTWGLNNVKKSDAWHAASLNILEISDPLKPIDYSRVKEHMRRAREDNVDLVICSLHWGYEFEMFPTYPMMNVARDLIALGVDVIMGHHPHVLHPFELIDVNADRPFGFDNIEDRERPGARKAVIVYSLGNFVSAMYTRECLQSCIFNLDFSWNDGMFDLHSISYLPTYCMKKHRGKISPKVVLLLQEIKNAHNPQLQRELDLCYRDITEHLGTGFLHGWGTNVQKKC